Genomic DNA from Solanum dulcamara chromosome 4, daSolDulc1.2, whole genome shotgun sequence:
TCTTGAAAATATCATCAACGAGCACAAGAACAATGATGAATTAGGAGGTGAAGGTTTACTTGCCGCATTGCTAAGAGTAATGAAAGAGGGAGGCCTTCAATTTCCAATCACCAATGACAACATCAAAGCTGTTATCCTTGTAAGTTTTCAGTTTCATTAGTTTGCATTAGAGCCAAACATCTATTGAAAACAGTCTTAATTTCTACATTTACAAATTGCATAATTGTACCTTTTTTTAAATTACCTAGAGTGATCAATTACATATAACTAGTAGTCGTACTTTTAtgtcaaattaaaaaattactattttcaATATAGAACAAACACTTTCCCACTTAAAAATATTCAGTGGCTATATCtatagatattttaattgaattgatgagaaaaaaatcaataatattttcatacgAAAAAATTAGGAAGGacatgaaaataagtaaagaagTTATAACCAACACTTAGCTCCAGTACCACTAAATATAAGTAATTAACTTGCTCATAAATGAAGGATATGTTTGCTGGAGGAACAGAGACTTCATCAACAACAATTGATTGGGCCATGGTGGAAATGATGAGGAATCCAAGAGTACTCTTTAAAGCTCAAGCTGAGGTAAGAAACGCCTTCAGAGAAAAAGAAacttttgatgaaaatgatgtcGAAGAATTAAAATACCTAAAATTAGTCATCAAAGAAACTTTCAGACTCCATCCTACACTGCCCCTTTTGGCCCCAAGGGAATGTAGGGAAGAAGTAGACCTAAATGGCTATACTATTCCTTTGAAAACAAAAGTTATGGTTAATGTATGGGCTATCGGAAGAGATCCAAAATATTGGGATGATGTAGAAAGTTTCAAACCTGAGAGATTTGAGCAGATTTCAGCAGATTTTGTTGGTGataattttgaatttcttcCGTTTGGTAGTGGAAGGAGGATGTGCCCTGGGATGTCATTTGGTTTAGCTAATGTTTTTTTGCCACTAGCTCAATTGTTGTATCACTTTGATTGGAAACTTCCAAGTGGAATCAATCCAAGTGATTTGGACTTGACTGAGTCTGCTGGAGCAGCTAGTTCTAGAAAGAGTGACCTATATTTGATCGCAACTCCTTATCTACCTTGTCCAGAGTGATGTTATGGAATCAAACCTTAAATAAAGGACTTTGCTTTTGAATTTCTTTAGCAAGCCAACCATTGTACTTTCATTTTCGATTTTACCTCTAATAAATATATCTTATCATATATTGCATGATGGTGGCATGatattcaaattatatatatttatgtatcctccccctctctctctatatGCAATACTCTTTTCTTCTAGTGTGAAGATCAAAATTGTCTCCATCAAAACATTTGAAACTATCTTTTATGACGGGTACGTGCAATTTAGACTTTGGCTTTGGTATAATTCGTCTCTCTATGTGATTATATTTTATGTCTAGTAAAATTATATTCAATAATTCTACAAATTAAGTATTTGATTGAGGTATCAAGAACctataattttatttgttttctagTATAGATGATTGTTGAAAAGAAGTCCATATTTGCTGCAATCTCACGTGTTCTCTATCGTTGTTGGCGCACAACATTATTTTGTCACTTTCAATGAAGACAAAATTTGACAAGGATCTAAAATTATTTGGCCACTTCCCTTCTTTATTATTGAATAATGGGAAAAGCTTCTCAAATATCTTAACTTTGTCATTTAAAGCTAATATACTCCATTTTAAAAGTGGCCAATTTATATCTCAACTGTTATACAAATGACTTATATATACTTTTATCATTACAAAAGTTGCTCACAAATATGTACTTCAAGAAATATGCTGTATTGTGGCGCCAGATGTAGGTACAAAATGCTTCACAGTCGCCGCTAAAGGTATATAGCAACGACAATTCCTCCGTTCGTAGTAGTTCCATAACTAAAGGTTATTTGTGATGATTAAATAATGTCGCCACAATAAAAAGTCATGTGTTGCGACATAATTCGTCACAATATATTAACAAATAtgccacaaaaaataataatttacaacATAAATATTTGGAAAGTCTCTTCTAAACTAAGACCTTTAGTGGCGACATAGTTGCCACAAAAACTTATAAGCTAACTGTGGCAGCTTTTATGTCGCCACTAAATATtgtgtcatgccccgggaggatatcctagatgtggccggcactcgaagaccattgctggtccccgaGCGAAtcacttgatccaatcacacacccattcattcaatcaatcagcggaaggcttaaaataaaaaaataattaggtggacaATCCCAATCAACAacctaactcaagaaagaaaggccatgggacAATAAATCAATCTCCAATATATGTCATTAAAtaatttgacaagaataattcaaggaattaaaatactcaatcgacccatcactatctagtctatgaagcctctatcactactatctaattggtgccaatgacatgttcatggctacctcaaatcaaaatgaaagactaaactcaacgcaagaataacataagtggtgtcctccgaatgtagggaatgactcaccaataagctaaGTGTGAATAGATGctcaatggtgcgcctattgacgatctcttaaacctgtctctacatcatgaaatgatgcaggtccaaatggacgtcaatacatggaatgtacgagtatgtaatatggcagaatgaaacatgtgtcaaaatagaacaatgccggttcaaatatctcaagtcataaacataagagatactcaatcaaggtgtcataagtctaaagtaagaatacagtttagatagagaccaatcatataccagccaatcaaatcaaatcatgtacaatatagctcaattaaatcatatacaatctgatccaatccaatcatatacaattcgattcaatctaatcatatacaatccgatccaatccaatcatataccatacgatccaatccaatcacatatcatctaatccaatcaatcacatatcatctaatccaatccaatcacatattcatctaatccaatccaatcacatatcatctaatccaatccaatcacatatcatctaatccaatccaatcacatatcatctaatccaatccaatcacatatcatctaatccaatccaatcacatatagtctaatccaatccaatcacatatcgtctaatccaattcaatcatatacaatcaactcaacaatcaagtcaaaggactcaactcaatagatatgcaaattagaatttaacaaTGTTTTACcattcgactcaatcatctacaatcacaatcaaactagtcatatcatgcacaatccactcaatttgggagtttctctaaccggcaaccatcacctatgagccagtgatagtataaTAAGCCGaagttgttgccacatccattcaTAATTTTTCAGGGTataaacgaatcaaccaatcttgaattcatcaatcaatcaagtcctatcatttcaggataatgaaATGGGAAATAactgactttaacggtccaatcccttcctacgttggctacgtagttcataagattcgagtatggactatactcttacccaattcggtgctcaatactcctcccaagactcaatatgctcatatctatcaagtgagtaaaatactcaaaatacttatttagtctcttaggacttagtttcaaatcaactcatttagtctcattggactctcattcacaatcaactcatctcaatcatcaaactcttattttttttgaatttgataccatctcaactcaatgaatgcagaaaatattagatgcatttaaaacttaatttcaactcctcaactcaaactcaaaatagacatttttatgtaaaaatgctcaactcgtttatactcaaaatactcatgttcaaaaatgataatttagaaACTTTTCAAAcccaactcatgcttaaactctttttaaatcaaagatgaaaataatcattttttaaacttaaaataatgtataaatagttgatgcaaaaatgttcacaaatcatttatttaaactccttctcaaacaatcatttatactcatatgagtccaatcaaatcaaatcatgcaaatcacatatcatataatcacattagactccaatccattccACCTCAAACATCTTCATTCACattatcatcaaacatcatcattcatatcatcgtTAAACATCTTACtccaaaaatccttatttaattctatgtttaatttatagagacaaaaggacattctagctctaccaaggtttcattcctttttatgccattcacattcataactatctcaattcattcttttcattccaatcaatacatatacacaaaaaccatcaatctcaatctcaagacaattatgacaaaaaatgaaatctcaccttggtttcatgtgaatgaaaacatgaatccatactcccaacaaaactcaactcgagaacaccatcaatacatatgaatttatatacaaaatttCATTGTAGTCAATATGCAACTAcggtttgtgaaataaatatgaaagataattattcaagaatttaagtcatgaaaatcatcaatcaataactagtatataaaaatattctagagtttaggaaaattttaagaaaatcctcatagaaggttcaagcctttcaccattttcatccaacacatctatggggcatatggaagaactcaatccatattttaggttagccttacatacctggaatggaGATCATCTCACTGGAAACCAAGACttgaaggaatggcttgaaatctaactcctcttcttcttctgtaATTTCTTCTCTCCAAGTCTTCCATGCCTAAATGAGGAGAAAACCCTCCTTGGTGTGATGAAGAACTGATTTGTTTGTCCCAAAATGGCTAGGGTTATATTTGGGATGGGTGGGGAAAAGTCCGGAATGCCCTTTctcaagaaaaatctgaaaaatgggTCCAAAACCCTTCAggcctaatagtggcgcatcgcaccaaggaccaaactactgaggctagtttcgggtgctatagtggcgccgggcgcCACTGCAGCTCCAGGCCTGAATTTTTCTGCAGTACTagtttgtagtaaaatggtcataacttttgactccatactccaaaaattacaatcttggtggcgttggaaataaaattcaaagacctttaattttataggtcatgggccacccaatgaattatattctaagagatatggtcacttgaagttgacccttatacaaactcatcctaaaacttagtcgattggaattctttggactcggcttggtgtaagagatctcttatgatcctaaaacacatctaatacacttcaaatatttaggaattgatcgtaactcatatataaaattacaagtcatcAAGTTCGATCCTACACACACAAGAAGAACGGTTCGAATCTTGGCGAAAAACAAATCTGGGGTGTTACATATTGTTACTTTAGTGGCGACAAAGTATCCACAAAAACTTATAAACTAACTGTGGAAACTTTAATGTCGCtaataaatattgatattagTAGCGTCTCCTATCGCTGAAAAAAAGTATAAATTATTAGCATCAACTTTTATGTCGCTGCTACATAATCAATAGTAGCGACTTCTTCTATGTGGTGCTGctacacttaattaattaacgaCTTCTTCCGCCGCAAAATCCACTAAATATCAGTGGCAACTTTTATGTCATTGCAAAATGTAATATTCATCTCGTTACTAAAGAACAATATTTAGtgttttaaaatcaaattctctaaaattagtatatagatattaaaaatatctaatagtatttcacaaaattagaacaaaagcaTTTCCGAGTCAAATATTAGAAATACTTCCAGTACTAGAAATTCAACTACATATTAGCTAGTACTTCAGTTATCATTGTATCTATATTCATATGATAACAAGAAAATTTTTTGTGTATGCATATACATATGATCGAAAAGCAAAGACTTCCATTGCACGCCTTCAAACTACTTCTTTGTTGGGCTCCATTGCCTAAGAACCTTGTCCCCCAAAATAGAAAACACACAATCAATTTCTTATTTGCATAATCCAATCAAATGACTCGAATGAAATTGCCACTTCAAAGTTGTTTTCAGGGGACGAGACAATTCCTATACCAAGTTTGACGATGATGTGGTCGAGTAAACTCAATTGGGGACATAGATTAGTACAATAGCCATAGATATTAATAAAGAGGAATCCAGCAAAACCAACACCAAGAAAATTGAGCAAACACAAAAAACTTCCAACAATCTTCCACCTAAACTAAGAGAAGCTTTCCCAAAAGTTTCCTCTAGATAAAGATTCGTCATAATTAAGTactaaataaagatgaaggTGGATTACAAACTCGAGGAGTATAAtagaaatatttaattatagtACTAAAAATTATTGTAAAGCAACTCATTTTTGGATAATTTATGTATGTATCTACTATCCGTTTCAATACTTTGGACTTTTAAGTCATTGCAGGGAAGATTAAAGAGTCAAGTATGACAGTGATGAGGTTGTTGATAGCTTATCAGAAGCCTTCACGAGTTTCCAGTTAGTAGATGAACTTGCAGATGCCTCTAGAGATATAACAAAAAGGGTAAATCTTTCACCAAGAGGGGTATCCTCTTACAATGGAGGAAGGGCACCATCGAGGGGTAGAAATCAAAAGAATACAGGACACTAAACAGTTAAGCTCAAGTCCATAAAAGATCCGCTAATGAAATTCATGGATTCACTTACTGTTGATAAAAACGTAGTTCTTGTTGGCCATAGGCCATATCTTTGTTGGATTCGACATCTCTAAAGCCATGGAAAGCTTTCCAAAAAACATTTTAGTTGTTGTATTTATCTAATAACTAGTCCAAATTTCAATGTAACTATTTTCTACACTAAggtaataatttattatattccaaAGAAGCAAGAGAAAGTACATGTTGCATTCTAGTCATAATAGCAACCATTTGTTCTTGGAATATCTTGTCTACTTCGCCTTTGATGTGTTCACGCTcctcttctaatttttttttgcaaatcttcttccatattcttttttaaatcaacaatcatTTGTTCATGTCCTTCTTGTAACTTTCGATCCATATCAACTTGCATTTCTTGACGAATACTTTCCATCGCCGAAGATACACTTGCCTCTATGTCTGCCTGATGTATTTGAGTCTTTTTAGGAGGCTTTTTTCCATATCCTTTTCCCCGAACATATCCTGATCTCTAACCGAGAACCGATGATAAAATCTCATCCCTAGTCATAGGATGCTCGATCTCTTCAGATTGTTGTTCAATAACAAGTTGTTGAAGCTGACCCTACaataatatgtaattatttcacCAAAACATAACGTACATATTGAAAGTGACTTTGGACTTTCTTTGGTCCAGCTTTTGGACTTCTTCCATTGTAAACATGTATTCCAAGAGGCAAACTTCCCTGCAGATACATTGTCCAAATGCAGTCATATGCTTGAACAtgcacaacatttgtataattttcAGCAACTACCACAAGAAACTGAGGGCTACATCAAGTTGGACAAGCTAGGGATGGCaagttttagaagaagaaactaaagaggatcaaacaacctccttgaaatCTTCTTACAACTTTAGTGTtctaacttcttcttcttcaatttggatGTCTCTATTTCATAGCTATATCTACTTTGAAGATTTAATAGTTAGGAcctttgtaaaggggagagtctctctCGATTATAGATTTCCTAGACTAAACAACTTATCATTAGAGATAAGGACTAGAGTAGGtgttttttctttgtttctGCTGTGCAGGTACATTGCAGACCTGCAATACTTGATCCAGCACTTGGAATTCCTCTCTTGTTTGCTTCCATTATGCAGGTACATTAAAGTGCTGCAGCACTTGATGACTTTGTTATGGAATTGCAACATATATCTAGAACCTGCAGGTTGATTTAGCATGGTGCAATGGAGTGGATTACTATATCAACATCTAAGTTTACTGCAAAGCTGCAACATCCAACAACAAATACCTCAACTACACAACCACCTACACATCTACAATACAACCATCCTTAGAACCTTCACcatccaacaacctgcaacaccTTACAACAGTCATTCTCATCTTCACCTTCAGAACCTGTAGAAACATGGGGCAGAAACTGCAGCTGCAGTTAAGTCCTCAATGGTGTTCTCATTTCCATGTCTTCAAGGGTGTTCATATACATAGACAAAACAACTTTACAGCTGATGTTTTTCCCAAACACAGCCACAACAAAGAAGAAAGATTACATATTGAAGTAGACAAGGTGAAAATGACTCTCTTGAGAAGAAGTCGTCTCTAACCTATATAGTTCTTCATATGCTTGGTCACACACAAGCAAAGATACATTGTCACACCCCAATCTTAATAGGTTATGATGGTCACCCGACCCCATGCTTGGAGCTAAGCGAACCCGCTGCTTCATAGTACATACTTAATCTCTttagacttttacatcaataagaaatgaaaaacataactaagctttccaaatctttttttttctaaaatctatcatcccataaaactcgtgacataagacataataacatatcggctggtgacgccgcttaccaagttgacactctatacccacaactctgtctgcaaagtctctaactccgaatgaaacatcatagcgCATAAACTTTGACTCGACAGCACTCcagaacaagtggagttgctaaccccgctggaacatcttctataatagccTTTACTCATCTAGGTGTACCTGCGCGACATGAAACACaacccccaaagaaaagggggtcagtacgatctttgtactgagtatgtaaggcatgaatagtaacatagtaaggaatataaatatgaataataacaAGATAGAAATATAGAACATATCATGAGGTAGAgaagtaacctgtacatatgagtgcctttTAGGCCAGATGTCATGTatgcttgtcttttcctttaaaaaacatttctttttcatatacatagaaaatagaacatgtcaTATCGCCCACATTATCCCGCGTCCGGAATGAAAATTACGCCAACTGACCAGGTGGCAATGCATCTATAGTGCCACATATGAACTTTCCCCATATCCCCTAtatccatatacatatacatatagacagcatgcaggaTATACCaacgaaagtcatgtatctatcggagGGACgaaaggtcggtaacctccgattgtattatagactaaccatggtcgctttgtctcgccttgaaggaacaattactataagatgagactatcaacgaaggataatattaagcgaacgtagaataaggtcacaatctcgtAAGGcaccaaatcgtatacatatgcacataggaccaattttcaagacttgtagaataatcggaatgagctatgattcaaaaatcaagacaaaagtCATGTCAAGTAtctttcaaaaattaccatggattatatcaaaataaaacttttggaatcatatacacgtatctaagcacgagaaaatatcctttggaaactcaagaaaatttgccatcctagtggctctacaaataggacttccttgaaattgtataaaatatcatatactagtttcataaaaattatgccaaaaagaaagagtagcttTATATACtgatgtcaaaacatgccaagagaaagaagggtaaaccttacatacctgtgcCGCGCCTTACTAGCTACGCTTATGCGTCCAACTTGTTTgtctacattcaagagagtttacatagtcattagattcatcaccatatacttgtcttaatccttcaacaaattcATTTATAACCTGCCacaatttcggcagcatctctcctataaatacaccatccccgagattttaactcggccacaatatcaacaaataTACCAATGACAACAACCAGCAGAATACCTACAGGTAAATCACTctaacattacacaacacaagctccaaacaactagctctaAACTatggtaccaaaatagagttttcaatctttatttcgcaaaatctttaaccataccaaacatagggtcgtgtggctgaaaccagaggTACCCAAACCATTTTTAAATTACcttacatccctgcaacacacaacccaaccaGCTACACCCGCAGCgccacaacgacaacacactacacgacttcgatttagctactgcgactttaatttagtttatttctaatgtcaagcatccttatacaatttatCTACTTCCAGCCATATTTAGGACATGTAatacacctcataacaacatcataaacttcaaatttaaaggaaaactcttacctttcccaaaacttgtcaaactcgtcgaaacttgcctcagaagctctcctagcgcggctagAA
This window encodes:
- the LOC129887679 gene encoding premnaspirodiene oxygenase-like, yielding MQFFNLFSLFLFVFSLFLLIKWKNSNSKTKRLPPGPWKLPLLGSMFHLLGGLPHHVLRDLAKKYGSIMHLQLGEVSLVVVTSPDMAKQVLKTHDLAFATRPTLLAAEIILYKRTDIIFSPYGDYWRQMRKICLIELLSNKNVKSFCSIRQDEVCHMIDFFRSSTGEPVNVTKRIYQFTSSMICRSAFGKVFKEQEELILLVKKVSYLLEGFDVADIFPSLKFLHVLIGRKGKIMNVHHEVDVILENIINEHKNNDELGGEGLLAALLRVMKEGGLQFPITNDNIKAVILDMFAGGTETSSTTIDWAMVEMMRNPRVLFKAQAEVRNAFREKETFDENDVEELKYLKLVIKETFRLHPTLPLLAPRECREEVDLNGYTIPLKTKVMVNVWAIGRDPKYWDDVESFKPERFEQISADFVGDNFEFLPFGSGRRMCPGMSFGLANVFLPLAQLLYHFDWKLPSGINPSDLDLTESAGAASSRKSDLYLIATPYLPCPE